In Vicinamibacteria bacterium, the genomic stretch TGTGGCAAGGGATCGGCAATCCCGTCTCCCTGCTCGACGAACCTTCGCGTCTGCCACCCCCGCCTCACGCGGATGGCTCGGTTTCTCAGCTTCCGGAGCACCGGCGCATTATAGGGCTTCGTCGGCTGACGGCGGAAACGAGTCGTTCATCGGTGCTCAGCGGACCCGTGTCGGTAACGACGAGTCTCACGAACTCGATGCTTTCTTGCTACTAAGAGCCCACTCAATGTCCTCGCGCTGAAAACGCTCCAAAAGCGCCACCCGATTGCGACGGAGGAACTCCAGGAGTGCTAGACGCACGGCTTCTTCCTCATCGCGAAACCACCCGGCCTTCACCAGCCGTTCCAGCTCCTCGGCAAAGCTATCTGGAAGCTCCACTTGTATGGGTTTCAAGATAGTTCGTCTCCTCGTCTGTCCTTGATTGTAGCGCACCTCCGCGAATGGAGACGGATAGGGATTTCTAACCCTGGCCGAGACGTAGGAGAGGTGACAAAAGCTCGAGGGACTCGCGATTTCTTAGGGGCGCGAGGTGGCGGCGGCGGAAAACGGGGGGAGAGAGGATTTCGTAGGGACCCAACTTGACGCCGGAAGCAAGTGCCATGAGTCAGGCGCGAAAATATCCGTGCACAGGCTGAAAAGTCAAGAGCGGCATTCAATCCAAAGGGGCGACTGCTAATCACCCCCGCTTTTCTTGGACAGACGGGCAAGCGCGGCACGCGGTGTTACGATCGGGATGCCTTGAACTTGCTCCAGAGCAAGCATCCCTTCCTTGTCACCGGACACGGCCAAGGACGCTCCGGCCTTGATCGCGGTCGCCAGGATCATATTGTCATGGGGGTCCCTCGAGAGGGCCACTTCCGGCAAGTCCTCCACGATCCGTGCCCTCGCGTCAATCGTCTCGAGGAGCAGCTTCGCTTCCTCGCGGCTCACAAACCGTCGTAGTTTCTGGTAGTTGAGCACGCGCCGGAGCTCGTCGAGCTGCGCGTCTGAGGTTACAAGCTCGAACTCGCCCCGCCGCCATGCCTGATAGAGCAAATCGGGAGGAGTGTTCTTGGTGATGAGTGCTGCGACCAAAACGTTGGTATCAAGCAGAATCCGCACGGGCCCACTCTACCGCCTCATCGATCAGCTTCATGAGTTCGTCGGGATTGGCCTCCGCGTTGCGCTCTTTGATATCTCGCACGACACGATCGAACACCTCTCGGCGCACCGCATCGTTCACGAAATCCGACAGGTCCCCCTTCTTCAGCCCCTTGCGGGCCAAGTAGCTACGCACCGCTCGGTCCGTCTCATCGGGGATTGATAAGTTCCAGCGGGTCATCGTTCCACTCCTATACACTTAAGCGCCTATGCGTTTATCCTAGCAAGTTTCGGCTACTAGGGCGAGGCGAACCGAGTGGTCGCAACGGGAGAGGCATCTCACCGACCCCAAAGGGGCGAGAGGATTTCGCAGGGCCTAGCTTCGTGCCGGCCTCGAGTCCATGGTCTTCGAAGCTCAAAGACCGAGCAGAAGGTTTTCGATCGCTTCGGCTTTACTCGGAAGCTGAAGAACCAGGCCGCGACGTCGGGCGGAGAGGGTGCTGCCAACGGAGCCGGGAAAAGCGGTCGAAGTCGGAGTCCGTCGTGACCAGTGTGCAACCATGCTCGATCGCCACTGCGGCGTGTTGTGCGTCGGCAACGAGCTTGCCGGCGGCCTTCGACTCTCGGCAGAGCTCCTCAAAAATTGCGAGATGCGCCGTGCCGGGAGCCACGACCCGCGCCGTGGGGCGCTGAATGAGCTCCGCGGTAAAAGCGAACGCCTGGTCGAGAGTCGAAGCAGGTTTGAAGATGCGCGGGTTCGTCACGATTCTCGCGAACCCGACGAGCACCAGCACCGAAAGAGCGAACGGCTCCTGTTTCGTTGCGAGGTCCTTCAGCCAATCCGCAAAGAGGGGGTGGTCCGCCGTCGAGTCCTCACGGTGGGAATAAATCAGCACGTTGACGTCCGGAAGGAGCATCAGGGCCTCGGTACTCGCGGGGAGAAGAGCGTTTCATCCTCGTGGACTTCCAGACTTCG encodes the following:
- a CDS encoding type II toxin-antitoxin system VapC family toxin; amino-acid sequence: MLLPDVNVLIYSHREDSTADHPLFADWLKDLATKQEPFALSVLVLVGFARIVTNPRIFKPASTLDQAFAFTAELIQRPTARVVAPGTAHLAIFEELCRESKAAGKLVADAQHAAVAIEHGCTLVTTDSDFDRFSRLRWQHPLRPTSRPGSSASE
- a CDS encoding ribbon-helix-helix domain-containing protein, with protein sequence MTRWNLSIPDETDRAVRSYLARKGLKKGDLSDFVNDAVRREVFDRVVRDIKERNAEANPDELMKLIDEAVEWARADSA
- a CDS encoding putative toxin-antitoxin system toxin component, PIN family; its protein translation is MRILLDTNVLVAALITKNTPPDLLYQAWRRGEFELVTSDAQLDELRRVLNYQKLRRFVSREEAKLLLETIDARARIVEDLPEVALSRDPHDNMILATAIKAGASLAVSGDKEGMLALEQVQGIPIVTPRAALARLSKKSGGD
- a CDS encoding CopG family transcriptional regulator, which codes for MKPIQVELPDSFAEELERLVKAGWFRDEEEAVRLALLEFLRRNRVALLERFQREDIEWALSSKKASSS